The following proteins are encoded in a genomic region of Magnolia sinica isolate HGM2019 chromosome 1, MsV1, whole genome shotgun sequence:
- the LOC131253691 gene encoding uncharacterized protein LOC131253691, with product MEAIKEQSPTPVPSSGSKLRYPLRSANRSKVEKSAAMPEIPTSSASKRRAASNVSKSVSVLDLSGKDKSAKPPRRLSIPAKSAVSPLPRTVGGVTPISETRIKKPANNQGKSETLLSDVSKLANRKKFSVLSSASYWISQIKLSESASKHSISLGFFKLALECGCEPLQRMRDELKSYARRHNLLELGEPAKEVFESYNVLEDLEQLQASETCSQVPESSDGESNASSTTKAGSLKPKSINLENIRTSSVKGAVKKEGIQKGMPAARNRTSFNRNSITTNSVNGSNLQKKTQRAIKPEINGGNGKVRNTEKKSSCEKEPTDTSAGEEETQQEDKENRDDAPVMEEVSVSG from the exons ATGGAAGCCATTAAAGAACAATCTCCGACGCCTG TACCTTCTTCGGGATCGAAGCTGAGATACCCACTGCGGTCTGCGAACAGATCAAAGGTCGAGAAATCAGCCGCGATGCCGGAGATTCCCACTTCTTCTGCATCGAAGAG AAGGGCAGCATCCAATGTAAGCAAGAGTGTGAGTGTTCTTGATCTTTCTGGCAAAGACAAATCAGCCAAACCACCAAGAAGGCTCTCAATTCCTGCGAAGTCAGCTGTCAGCCCTCTTCCAAGAACGGTTGGTGGTGTTACACCAATATCGGAAACTAGGATAAAGAAGCCGGCTAACAATCAAGGGAAAAGTGAAACGCTGCTTTCCGATGTATCGAAGTTGGCAAATAGAAAGAAATTCAGTGTTCTGTCATCAGCTTCTTACTGGATATCTCAGATTAAGCTATCCGAATCTGCTTCTAAGCATTCGATTTCACTTGGGTTCTTCAAGCTTGCCTTAGAATGTGGATGTGAG CCGCTGCAGCGAATGCGGGATGAGCTGAAATCATATGCACGTCGGCACAACCTTTTAGAACTTGGAGAACCTGCTAAGGAAGTGTTTGAAAGCTACAATGTATTAGAAGATTTGGAGCAGTTACAAGCCTCTGAGACCTGTTCTCAGGTGCCTGAATCATCAGATGGAGAAAGCAATGCATCTTCAACCACAAAAGCTGGGAGTCTGAAACCCAAGTCCATTAATTTGGAAAATATTCGTACTTCATCAGTCAAAGGAGCAGTAAAGAAAGAGGGCATACAGAAAGGAATGCCGGCAGCCAGGAACAGGACATCATTCAATAGAAACTCCATCACCACCAACTCTGTTAATGGTAGTAATTTACAGAAGAAAACTCAAAGGGCAATTAAGCCGGAAATTAATGGAGGAAACGGGAAGGTCAGGAATACAGAAAAGAAATCCTCTTGTGAAAAAG AACCAACTGATACATCTGCTGGGGAGGAGGAGACTCAACAGGAAGACAAAGAAAATAGG GATGATGCACCAGTAATGGAAGAGGTCAGCGTGAGTGGTTAA